A region of Vigna radiata var. radiata cultivar VC1973A chromosome 6, Vradiata_ver6, whole genome shotgun sequence DNA encodes the following proteins:
- the LOC106763270 gene encoding receptor-like protein 12: protein MGWILVLYFIIFQSLLLHFSSYNCLSCNPDDKSVLLQFKNSVAVVELSTSFDTCGSNSQKTASWNNETDCCGWDGVICDSELGHVIGLDLSCSPLKGELLGLNSSIFKLSYLQMLNLLSGDLYPSPIHTAIGDLLSLTDLTLYYLRISGDVPSTISHLSKLEHLDLTVESLDSTPRLDSYTWNKLIHNATNLKKISLRGMDMSSVGENSLSLLTNLSSSLLSLRFTDTKLQGKWPTDILRLPNLQDMSILTNENLTGELPNSNWTTPLRSLFIYQTNFSGNIPDSIAHLKSLVQLSLFESNFDGFIPPSMFDLTHLTLLHLSDNKLVGSIPEFSTNSLQYLRLSNNKLMGNFPNFSALFLKELDISHNIIHGRFPKRFQENLFFWNEISYIDLSFNKLQGDLSILPNGIGYFSVSNNELSGDISLALCNATMLYVIKLAHNNFTGLIPQCLGTFPSLRALDLQDNNLYGSIPDSFYEGNAFQTLKLNGNHLKGLLPRSLAHCKSLEVLDLGNNNIEDKFPSWLETLPTLQVLSLQSNKFYGVINSIGTKLSFPRLRIFDISNNHFTGPLPTSYIINFQEMMNVDQSRTGSKYLGNRRTYNDSIVLVTKGVHGEFTRIFTTLIVIDLSNNMFEGEFPKAIGELKSLNGLNISHNKITGTIPLSLGNLTKLEWLDLSWNQLKGEIPILPNGIQYFLVSNNELSGDISSALCNAKTLYVINLAHNNLTGLIPQCLGRFHFLWALDLQRNNLYGSLPLVFSKRNAFETIKLNGNHLKGPLPQTLNHCTKLDVLDLGNNDIEDSFPDWLETLPTLQVLSLKSNKFHDNITSLSTKLSFPRLRIFDISNNYFIGPLPTSYIVNFQEMMNVNHSQTGSTYLGNLRTYNDSIVLVMKGLQRELTRILNTWIVIDLSNNMFEGEVPKAIGELKSLNGLNLSHNNVTGTIPLSLGNLRNLEWLDLSWNQLKGEIPMTLTNLNFLSVLNLSKNQLEGVIPTGGQFNTFDNISYVGNPMLCGFPLSRSCKGNKERSEGSTFDEEESGFGWKAVVVGYACGIIFGIILGYNVFFAGKPQWLARLVEVMFYVRLPRTNNRKRVIRLGRN from the exons ATGGGTTGGATTTTAGTGTTATACTTTATCATCTTCCAATCTTtgcttcttcatttttcttcatataattgcTTGTCGTGCAATCCTGATGACAAATCTGTTCTGTTGCAATTCAAAAATTCAGTTGCTGTTGTGGAACTATCAACTTCGTTTGATACTTGTGGCTCGAATTCTCAAAAAACAGCATCTTGGAACAATGAAACAGATTGTTGCGGGTGGGATGGTGTCATATGTGACTCTGAGTTAGGTCATGTGATTGGCCTCGACCTTTCCTGCAGTCCTCTAAAAGGTGAGCTACTTGGTCTCAATAGTTCCATTTTCAAGCTAAGCTACCTTCAAATGCTTAACCTACTTTCTGGTGATTTATATCCATCTCCAATACACACTGCAATTGGTGATCTTTTGAGCCTCACtgatttaacattatattaCCTTAGAATTAGTGGTGATGTTCCCTCCACAATCTCTCACTTGTCAAAATTAGAACATCTTGATCTCACTGTAGAATCTCTTGATTCTACACCGAGACTTGATTCATACACTTGGAACAAACTCATTCACAACGccactaatttaaaaaaaatttctttacgTGGAATGGACATGTCTTCCGTGGGAGAGAACTCTTTGTCATTGTTAACCAATCTGTCGTCCTCTTTGCTTTCTCTCCGTTTCACGGATACCAAACTCCAAGGGAAATGGCCAACTGACATCCTCCGTTTACCCAATCTCCAAGACATGAGTATCTTAACTAATGAAAACCTGACAGGTGAACTTCCAAACTCCAACTGGACTACTCCATTAAGATCCTTGTTTATTTATCAAACTAATTTCTCAGGAAACATTCCTGATTCCATAGCCCACTTGAAGTCTCTTGTCCAACTATCCCTTTTTGAAAGCAATTTTGATGGATTTATTCCACCATCAATGTTTGATCTTACTCACCTTACTCTCTTACATTTATCAGATAATAAATTAGTTG GGTCAATCCCTGAGTTCTCAACTAATTCTTTGCAGTATTTGAGACTTTCTAACAATAAACTGATGGGCAATTTTCCAAATTTCTCTGCACTGTTTTTGAAAGAATTAGATATTTCTCATAACATAATTCATGGAAGGTTTCCCAAAAGGTTTCAGGAGAACCTCTTCTTCTGGAATGAAATTAGTTACATTGATCTCAGTTTCAATAAGTTGCAAGGAGATCTTTCGATTCTACCAAATGGCATTGGATACTTTTCAGTGTCAAATAATGAACTGAGTGGGGACATTTCTTTAGCATTGTGCAATGCAACAATGCTTTATGTAATCAAATTGGCTCACAACAACTTCACAGGCCTTATTCCACAATGCTTGGGAACATTTCCTTCTCTTAGGGCGTTGGATTTGCAAGACAACAACCTTTACGGTAGCATACCTGATAGCTTTTATGAAGGAAATGCCTTTCAAACTCTAAAGTTGAATGGAAATCACTTGAAGGGACTGTTACCACGGTCTTTGGCTCACTGTAAAAGCCTTGAAGTTTTGGACCTTGGAAACAATAACATAGAGGATAAATTTCCCTCTTGGTTAGAAACTTTGCCAACTTTACAGGTACTCAGTTTGcagtcaaataaattttatggtgTCATCAATTCTATCGGCACCAAACTTTCATTTCCCAGGCTGAGGATTTTTGACATCTCCAATAACCACTTTACCGGACCCTTGCCAACATCATATATCATCAACTTTCAAGAAATGATGAATGTGGATCAGAGCCGAACTGGTTCGAAATATTTGGGCAACCGTCGTACATATAATGATTCGATAGTGTTGGTGACTAAAGGGGTTCACGGGGAATTCACGAGGATATTTACTACTTTGATAGTCATTGATTTATCGAATAATATGTTTGAAGGAGAATTTCCAAAAGCCATTGGAGAGTTGAAGTCTCTCAATGGGCTTAACATTTCACACAATAAAATCACTGGTACCATTCCACTGTCATTGGGTAATTTAACAAAGTTGGAGTGGTTGGACCTCTCATGGAACCAATTGAAGGGTGAGATTCCCATTCTACCAAATGGCATTCAATACTTTTTAGTCTCAAATAATGAACTTAGTGGGGACATTTCTTCAGCACTGTGCAACGCAAAGACCCTTTATGTAATCAACTTGGCTCACAACAACTTGACTGGACTTATTCCACAATGCTTGGGAAGATTTCATTTCCTTTGGGCTTTGGATTTGCAAAGGAACAACCTTTATGGTAGCCTACCTCTTGTATTTTCCAAAAGAAATGCATTTGAGACCATAAAGTTAAATGGAAATCACTTGAAGGGACCGTTACCACAGACTTTGAACCATTGTACAAAGCTTGATGTTTTGGACCTTGGAAACAATGACATAGAGGATTCATTTCCCGATTGGTTAGAAACTTTGCCAACTTTACAGGTACTCAGTTTGAAGTCAAATAAATTTCATGATAACATCACTTCTTTGAGCACCAAACTTTCATTTCCCAGGTTGAGGATTTTTGACATCTCCAATAACTACTTTATCGGACCCTTGCCAACATCATATATCGTCAACTTTCAAGAAATGATGAATGTGAATCACAGCCAAACTGGTTCGACATATTTGGGCAACCTTCGTACATATAATGATTCAATAGTGCTGGTGATGAAAGGGTTACAGAGGGAACTCACGAGGATATTGAATACTTGGATAGTCATTGATTTATCGAATAATATGTTTGAAGGAGAAGTTCCAAAAGCCATTGGAGAGTTGAAGTCTCTCAATGGGCTTAACCTTTCACACAATAATGTCACTGGTACCATTCCACTGTCATTGGGtaatttaagaaatttggaATGGTTGGACCTCTCATGGAACCAACTGAAGGGTGAGATTCCCATGACTctgacaaatttaaattttctttctgtCTTGAACCTTTCAAAAAATCAATTGGAGGGAGTGATACCTACCGGTGGACAGTTTAACACATTTGATAATATCTCCTATGTTGGAAATCCAATGTTGTGTGGATTCCCTTTGTCAAGATCTTGCAAAGGGAATAAAGAAAGGTCAGAAGGTTCAAcatttgatgaagaagaatcAGGATTTGGGTGGAAAGCCGTTGTAGTGGGATATGCATGTGGGATAATCTTTGGAATAATATTGggttataatgtattttttgcTGGAAAACCACAATGGCTTGCAAGACTCGTTGAAGTTATGTTTTATGTGAGACTGCCCAGAACAAACAATAGAAAGCGGGTAATTCGTTTGGGAAGAAATTAG
- the LOC106764184 gene encoding polygalacturonase 1 beta-like protein 2, with product MKSTSMINPIFLLLLLSSLTVCSARGKNKNPFTPEAFLIRYWDNKITNNSPKPHFLLSKASPLTAVETATFAKLAADNTLSAHLPHFCSAARLLCYSKPLPFSSERTSRDAKFAVYNNRNFSDYGTSQIGGLHSFKNYSDNQRENVPQNDFRQYSKASTNHSEDFISYGSFGNAIKDTFHSYGSGAITGTSSYKNYAEPVNGSDDLEFASYSDDARKRTQSFVGYTENGNGGEQSFAGYGKRGNETENSFQNYGTSSNPTLTGFTSYGEDGVRANDTFKNYANHGNNPTNTFENYGDGGDSAVDRFDTYRVESNGGSDYFQNYGKGSNGADVDFTGYDKSDNSNSDKFIGYGKGGEKQRFGFSGYRVNSSFAEYAKQGVKTFTNYKNESFSGIMVKKWVEEGKFFREFMLKEGTVMAMPDIRDKMPERSFLPRVILSKLPFTVNGVNRVFGVGVGSSLEKIVMDSVSECERAPSQGETKRCVGSIEDMVDFATGVLGSNVVVRTTENVNGSKGNVMVGRVNGIHGGRVTESVSCHQSLFPYLLYYCHSVPKVRVYEADLLDPKSKAKINRGVAICHLDTSAWSPSHGAFLALGSGPGQIEVCHWIFENDMTWSIGD from the exons ATGAAATCTACGAGCATGATCAACCCTATCTTTCTACTTCTCCTCCTTTCATCTCTCACT GTTTGCAGCGCCAGaggcaaaaataaaaatcctttCACCCCAGAGGCTTTCTTAATCCGTTACTGGGACAACAAAATCACCAACAACTCACCAAAGCCgcattttcttctctctaaGGCCTCTCCACTCACCGCCGTGGAAACCGCCACCTTCGCCAAACTTGCCGCCGACAACACCCTCTCCGCGCACCTCCCACATTTCTGCTCCGCCGCGCGCTTGCTCTGTTATTCCAAACCTCTCCCTTTCTCTTCCGAACGCACCAGCAGAGACGCCAAATTTGCTGTCTACAACAACAGAAACTTCTCCGACTATGGTACGAGTCAAATCGGTGGACTCCACTCGTTCAAGAACTACTCCGACAACCAGCGTGAAAACGTCCCCCAAAACGACTTCCGCCAATACAGCAAAGCCTCGACAAACCACAGCGAAGATTTCATATCCTACGGTTCCTTCGGCAACGCCATCAAGGACACATTCCACAGCTACGGCAGCGGCGCCATCACCGGCACCTCCAGTTACAAAAACTACGCTGAACCAGTCAACGGCTCCGACGACCTAGAGTTTGCCTCCTACTCCGACGACGCCAGAAAAAGAACCCAATCCTTCGTTGGATACACCGAGAATGGTAACGGCGGCGAACAATCGTTCGCCGGTTACGGAAAACGCGGCAACGAGACGGAAAACTCGTTCCAAAACTACGGCACGAGCTCCAACCCTACGCTAACCGGATTCACGAGCTACGGTGAAGACGGCGTTAGAGCGAACGACACATTTAAGAACTACGCTAACCACGGGAACAATCCAACGAACACGTTCGAGAACTACGGTGACGGTGGTGACAGCGCCGTTGATAGGTTCGATACTTACAGGGTTGAATCCAACGGCGGGAGTGACTATTTTCAGAATTATGGAAAAGGATCTAATGGTGCTGACGTGGATTTCACGGGGTATGATAAATCGGATAATAGTAATTCGGATAAGTTCATTGGGTATGGAAAGGGTGGTGAGAAACAAAGGTTTGGGTTCTCTGGGTATCGCGTCAACTCCTCTTTCGCTGAGTATGCCAAACAGGGCGTTAAAACATTTACGAATTACAAAAACGAGAGTTTCAGTGGCATAATGGTAAAAAAGTGGGTTGAGGAGGGTAAGTTTTTTCGGGAGTTTATGCTCAAAGAAGGAACCGTGATGGCTATGCCGGATATTAGAGATAAAATGCCTGAAAGGTCGTTTTTGCCCCGGGTAATTTTGTCTAAGTTACCGTTTACCGTTAACGGGGTGAACCGGGTTTTTGGGGTTGGGGTTGGTTCGAGTTTGGAGAAGATTGTGATGGATTCCGTAAGCGAGTGTGAGAGAGCACCGAGCCAAGGTGAGACGAAGAGGTGCGTGGGGTCCATTGAGGATATGGTGGACTTCGCCACAGGTGTTTTGGGTTCCAACGTGGTGGTTCGGACCACAGAGAACGTGAATGGGTCGAAGGGGAATGTGATGGTGGGTCGGGTGAATGGGATCCATGGTGGGAGAGTTACTGAATCAGTTTCTTGTCACCAGAGTTTGTTTCCTTATTTGCTTTATTATTGTCATTCGGTTCCAAAGGTTCGGGTCTATGAAGCGGATTTGTTAGACCCGAAAAGCAAGGCCAAGATCAACCGCGGTGTTGCCATCTGTCACTTGGACACGTCAGCTTGGAGCCCATCTCATGGTGCTTTCTTGGCCCTCGGGTCGGGTCCGGGGCAAATTGAGGTGTGTCATTGGATCTTTGAGAATGACATGACTTGGAGCATTGGTGATTAA
- the LOC106764156 gene encoding uncharacterized protein LOC106764156, producing MATLPYRTLHPLSSSLSPSATLVHLCSCSSTTSRSLLQFPSNLRRKATKKPKLFLIVHPIFLFNGVATTFYFDTQTVIVTVSVLAAIALSLFLGLKGDPVPCERCGGNGGTKCVFCDNGKMKQDMGLINCKVCKGSGLIFCKKCGGSGYSRRL from the exons atgGCCACTCTTCCTTACCGCACTCTTCATCCTCTATCTTCTTCTCTCAGTCCTTCTGCCACTTTGGTTCACCTTTGTTCATGCTCTTCCACAACTTCTCGTTCTCTTCTCCAATTCCCTTCCAATCTCAGACGCAAAGCCACCAAGAAGCCCAAACTGTTTTTGATCGTTCACCCCATTTTTCTCTTTAACGGCGTCGCCACCACTTTCTATTTCGACACCCAAACAGTCATCGTTACTGTTAGTGTTTTGGCCGCCATTgctctttctctcttccttgGCCTCAAG GGTGATCCGGTGCCTTGTGAGCGATGTGGTGGCAATG GTGGGACAAAATGCGTGTTTTGTGACAATGGCAAGATGAAGCAAGATATGGGGTTAATTAACTGTAAAGTATGCAAGGGTTCAG GATTGATTTTCTGCAAGAAATGTGGAGGTTCTGGCTATTCCCGTCGGCTATGA
- the LOC106765145 gene encoding CSC1-like protein At3g21620 encodes MLMASLSDIGLAAAINILSAFTFLLAFAVLRIQPINDRVYFPKWYLKGLRSSPLQAGLFVSKFVNLDFKSYARFLSWMPAALQMPEPELIDHAGLDSAVYLRIYLLGLKIFVPIAFLAFSVMVPVNWTNSTLERSNLTYSQIDKLSISNIPTGSNRFWTHLVMAYAFTFWTCYILKREYQIVATMRLHFLASERRRPDQFTVLVRNVPPDPDESVSELVEHFFLVNHPDHYLTHQVVHNAKKLSSLVSKKKKTQNWLDYYELKYSRNQSTRPFKKTGFLGLWGDRVDAIDFYTDEINRLSKEIELEKDKVMKNPKYIMPAAFVSFRTRWGAAVCAQTQQSRNPTVWLTEWAPEPRDVYWDNMAIPYVSLTIRRLIVAVAFFFLTFFFMIPIAFVQSLANIEGIEKAVPFLKPFIEIKVIKAFIQGFLPGIALKIFLIFLPSILMIMSKFEGFISTSSLERRAATRYYIFQFINVFLGSIITGTAFQQLDKFLHQSANEIPITIGVSIPMKATFFITYIMVDGWAGCAGEILRLKPLIFYHLKNFFLVKTEKDREEAMDPGTFGFNTGEPQIQLYFLLGLVYAVVTPFLLPYIIVFFGLAYVVYRHQIINVYNQEYESAAAFWPDIHGRIIFALVISQLLLMGLLSTKEAANSTPLLITLPVLTIAFHLYCKGRYEPAFIKHPLQEAMMKDTLERAREPNFNLKEFLQNAYIHPVFKGDDDSDSEVMSEKWEEQEPVVVQTKRQSRRNTPLPSKHSGSLSP; translated from the exons ATGCTCATGGCTTCTTTGAGTGATATAGGACTCGCCGCAGCAATTAACATCCTGAGTGCATTTACTTTCTTGTTGGCTTTTGCTGTACTTCGAATTCAGCCTATAAACGATAGGGTGTATTTTCCAAAATGGTATTTGAAGGGTTTAAGGAGCAGTCCATTGCAAGCAGGGTTATTTGTCAGCAAGTTTGTCAATTTGGACTTCAAGTCATATGCAAGGTTCCTGAGCTGGATGCCTGCAGCATTGCAAATGCCAGAACCTGAACTAATTGACCATGCAGGATTGGACTCTGCTGTTTACTTGAGGATCTACTTACTTGG GCTGAAAATATTTGTACCCATTGCATTCCTAGCGTTTTCTGTTATGGTTCCTGTCAATTGGACAAATAGCACCTTGGAGCGTTCCAATTTGACTTATAGTCAGATAGATAAgctttcaatttcaaatattcCAACAGGATCAAATAG ATTCTGGACTCATTTGGTAATGGCTTATGCTTTTACCTTCTGGACATGCTATATCTTGAAAAGGGAGTATCAAATAGTTGCAACAATGAGATTGCATTTTCTAGCATCAGAAAGACGCCGTCCAGACCAATTCACA GTACTTGTCAGAAATGTACCACCTGATCCTGATGAATCAGTTAGTGAGCTAGTGGAACATTTCTTTTTGGTCAACCATCCAGATCACTATCTCACTCATCAG GTTGTTCACAATGCAAAGAAACTTTCTAGTCTAGTTtctaagaagaagaaaacgcAGAATTGGCTTGACTACTATGAACTTAAATATTCTAGAAATCAATCTACAAGGCCATTTAAAAAG ACTGGTTTTCTCGGTCTTTGGGGTGATCGAGTGGATGcaattgatttttatactgatGAAATTAACAGATTATCAAAAGAA ATAGAGTTGGAGAAAGATAAGGTGATGAAGAATCCTAAATATATAATGCCAGCGGCTTTTGTTTCCTTCCGAACTCGTTGGGGTGCAGCTGTTTGTGCACAAACTCAACAGTCCAGAAATCCAACTGTATGGTTGACAGAGTGGGCTCCAGAACCTCGTGATGTGTATTGGGACAACATGGCAATACCATATGTTTCACTCACAATAAGGAGGCTTATAGTTGCTGTAGCTTTCTTCTTTCTGACATTCTTTTTCATGATCCCCATTGCTTTTGTTCAGTCATTAGCTAACATTGAAGGCATTGAAAAAGCAGTACCTTTTCTTAAACCCTTTATTGaaat CAAAGTCATAAAAGCGTTCATACAAGGTTTCCTTCCCGGTATTGCTTTGAAgatatttctcatatttctgcCATCAATATTGATGATAATGTCCAAGTTCGAAGGTTTTATTAGCACTTCTTCTCTGGAAAGGAGAGCGGCCACTAGATATTATATCTTCCAGTTCATTAATGTGTTTCTTGGGAGCATAATTACTGGAACTGCATTCCAACAGCTAGATAAATTTCTCCACCAGTCAGCAAATGA AATCCCAATAACAATTGGTGTCTCAATTCCAATGAAGGCAACATTCTTCATAACTTACATAATGGTAGATGGATGGGCTGGATGTGCTGGTGAGATTTTAAGGTTGAAGCCATTGATATTTTATCACCTGAAAAATTTCTTCTTAGTGAAGACTGAAAAGGATCGTGAAGAAGCAATGGATCCCGGGACCTTTGGTTTCAATACAGGAGAGCCTCAAATACAACTTTATTTCTTACTTGGCCTTGTATATGCTGTGGTCACACCATTTCTTCTTCCATACATCATAGTGTTCTTTGGCTTGGCATATGTCGTATACCGTCATCAG ATAATAAATGTCTACAACCAAGAGTATGAGAGTGCTGCAGCATTCTGGCCTGATATCCATGGACGTATCATATTTGCATTAGTGATCTCACAGCTTCTGTTAATGGGATTATTGAGTACAAAAGAAGCTGCTAACTCAACTCCATTGCTCATCACTCTCCCAGTTTTGACAATAGCATTCCATTTGTATTGCAAGGGACGATATGAACCTGCTTTCATTAAACATCCATTACAG GAGGCAATGATGAAGGACACATTGGAGCGTGCAAGAGAGCCAAACTTCAATTTGAAAGAGTTCCTTCAGAATGCATATATCCATCCTGTATTTAAAGGTGATGATGACAGTGACAGTGAAGTAATGAGTGAAAAGTGGGAAGAACAAGAACCAGTAGTTGTACAAACAAAACGCCAGTCCCGAAGGAACACACCATTGCCAAGCAAACACAGCGGTTCATTGTCACCTTGA